Proteins encoded by one window of Arachis ipaensis cultivar K30076 chromosome B04, Araip1.1, whole genome shotgun sequence:
- the LOC107635676 gene encoding uncharacterized protein LOC107635676 isoform X2, which translates to MVFLAQVSNLQCSLCLVLSPTRELAQQESDNIRGEDINMSISHAADSIGLKEIPRYEVKIIEEDDWMKGAQFGAAFAIGVDIDSQAIASASENATLNNIRSDKLQLHLIASQELSREKMLSR; encoded by the exons ATGGTTTTCCTTGCCCAAGTCTCTAATTTACAATGTTCTCTTTGCCTCGTGCTCTCTCCTACCAGGGAGCTAGCTCAACAA GAATCCGACAATATCAGAG GTGAGGATATAAATATGAGCATTTCACATGCTGCTGATTCTATTGGTTTGAAAGAGATACCAAGATATGAAGTTAAAATTATTGAGGAGGATGACTGGATGAAAGGAGCTCAG TTTGGTGCTGCCTTTGCCATTGGAGTCGATATAGATTCACAAGCAATTGCATCAGCATCTGAAAATGCTACTCTGAATAAC ATCAGATCAGACAAGCTGCAACTGCACTTGATTGCAAGCCAAGAGTTGTCGAGGGAGAAAATGCTTTCGAGATAG
- the LOC107635676 gene encoding uncharacterized protein LOC107635676 isoform X3, translating to MFSLPRALSYQGASSTRIRQYQSSIFLEGEDINMSISHAADSIGLKEIPRYEVKIIEEDDWMKGAQFGAAFAIGVDIDSQAIASASENATLNNIRSDKLQLHLIASQELSREKMLSR from the exons ATGTTCTCTTTGCCTCGTGCTCTCTCCTACCAGGGAGCTAGCTCAACAA GAATCCGACAATATCAGAG TTCCATTTTTCTTGAAGGTGAGGATATAAATATGAGCATTTCACATGCTGCTGATTCTATTGGTTTGAAAGAGATACCAAGATATGAAGTTAAAATTATTGAGGAGGATGACTGGATGAAAGGAGCTCAG TTTGGTGCTGCCTTTGCCATTGGAGTCGATATAGATTCACAAGCAATTGCATCAGCATCTGAAAATGCTACTCTGAATAAC ATCAGATCAGACAAGCTGCAACTGCACTTGATTGCAAGCCAAGAGTTGTCGAGGGAGAAAATGCTTTCGAGATAG
- the LOC107635676 gene encoding uncharacterized protein LOC107635676 isoform X1 yields the protein MELFLLSQRTKMNCEYDLCFFFFSLGSSGIRQYQSSIFLEGEDINMSISHAADSIGLKEIPRYEVKIIEEDDWMKGAQFGAAFAIGVDIDSQAIASASENATLNNIRSDKLQLHLIASQELSREKMLSR from the exons ATGGAGTTATTCCTACTTAGTCAAAGGACTAAAATGAAC TGTGAATATGatctttgcttcttttttttctctcttggtTCTTCAGGAATCCGACAATATCAGAG TTCCATTTTTCTTGAAGGTGAGGATATAAATATGAGCATTTCACATGCTGCTGATTCTATTGGTTTGAAAGAGATACCAAGATATGAAGTTAAAATTATTGAGGAGGATGACTGGATGAAAGGAGCTCAG TTTGGTGCTGCCTTTGCCATTGGAGTCGATATAGATTCACAAGCAATTGCATCAGCATCTGAAAATGCTACTCTGAATAAC ATCAGATCAGACAAGCTGCAACTGCACTTGATTGCAAGCCAAGAGTTGTCGAGGGAGAAAATGCTTTCGAGATAG
- the LOC107635676 gene encoding uncharacterized protein LOC107635676 isoform X4, whose translation MELFLLSQRTKMNCEYDLCFFFFSLGSSGIRQYQSSIFLEGEDINMSISHAADSIGLKEIPRYEVKIIEEDDWMKGAQVQNLLQKYSLFLEGIEVSKMDDWACVSGRKRKNIDIC comes from the exons ATGGAGTTATTCCTACTTAGTCAAAGGACTAAAATGAAC TGTGAATATGatctttgcttcttttttttctctcttggtTCTTCAGGAATCCGACAATATCAGAG TTCCATTTTTCTTGAAGGTGAGGATATAAATATGAGCATTTCACATGCTGCTGATTCTATTGGTTTGAAAGAGATACCAAGATATGAAGTTAAAATTATTGAGGAGGATGACTGGATGAAAGGAGCTCAG GTCCAGAACTTATTACAAAAATATTCACTATTCTTAGAAGGCATAGAAGTGTCGAAAATGGATGACTGGGCCTGTGTGAgtggcagaaaaagaaagaatataGATATCTGCTGA
- the LOC110271646 gene encoding uncharacterized protein LOC110271646 has product MNALWLRRNKVIFDSDEAVAENSIHFLAFRLAKDYSMAHLELAQSRKKVCNFIERQIKWKPPDHPFIKLNSDGSVLDGGRAACGGILRDSDGRFIACFSANLNGGTVTTTELLGILLGLELALNIGCSHLIIEADSLVAVKLCLQKEIDLHATRSLVLAIRNRCSRLTSWNIHHQFREANTCADRLAHFGHSLPSGCHIFFNLPSCISLAFHADSIGIALPRVVSI; this is encoded by the coding sequence ATGAATGCACTCTGGCTTCGTCGAAATAAGGTGATCTTTGATAGCGATGAGGCCGTAGCAGAGAATAGCATTCATTTTTTGGCCTTCCGTTTAGCGAAGGACTACTCTATGGCACACCTCGAGCTTGCTCAGAGCAGGAAAAAGGTTTGCAACTTCATTGAAAGACAGATCAAATGGAAGCCACCAGATCACCCGTTTATTAAGCTCAACTCAGATGGCTCTGTGTTAGATGGAGGAAGAGCAGCTTGTGGTGGGATCCTAAGGGACTCTGATGGAAGATTTATAGCTTGCTTTAGTGCGAATTTGAACGGTGGAACAGTGACGACAACGGAGCTTTTGGGAATTTTACTAGGCCTGGAGCTAGCTTTGAATATTGGTTGCTCTCATCTGATTATTGAAGCAGACTCCCTTGTTGCAGTGAAGCTTTGTCTCCAGAAGGAAATTGACTTACATGCTACTAGATCTTTAGTCTTGGCTATCAGAAACAGATGCAGCAGGCTTACTAGCTGGAATATTCATCACCAATTTCGGGAAGCAAATACTTGTGCTGATAGGTTGGCTCACTTTGGTCATAGTCTTCCATCTGGCTGCCATATTTTCTTCAATCTGCCCTCTTGTATTTCCTTAGCTTTTCATGCTGATTCTATAGGTATTGCTCTCCCTAGAGTAGTCTCTATTTAG